Proteins encoded together in one Rhizobacter sp. J219 window:
- the rpoS gene encoding RNA polymerase sigma factor RpoS has protein sequence MSKKRHTGNGSAIEHPPVGGMPPSLQSVLQTTVDEIESDEPAPASAAEITAGEGEVGNTLQAYLREIRRAPLFTPQEEFETATRARAGDFSARQQMIERNLRLVVSIAKNYLGRGLPMTDLIEEGNLGLMHAIGKFEPERGFRFSTYSSWWIRQSIERAIMHQARLVRLPVHVVRELNQVLKARRALEAAMAHPDGEQQVRVEDIALRVGRPVQEVAELLKFAETPTSLDVPLDRDGTESMLDSVADDGSSDPVNLTLHNEVELLLQHGLQELSDREREVLAGRYGLHDREPETLEVLAERLGLTRERIRQIQQEALVKLKRRMTRSGVSRDSLF, from the coding sequence ATGAGCAAGAAGCGCCACACGGGGAACGGGTCTGCGATCGAGCATCCGCCAGTGGGCGGCATGCCGCCTTCACTGCAGTCGGTGCTGCAGACGACCGTCGACGAGATCGAGAGCGACGAGCCGGCGCCGGCGTCTGCTGCCGAGATCACGGCCGGAGAGGGTGAGGTCGGCAACACCCTGCAGGCCTACCTGCGCGAAATTCGCCGGGCGCCGCTCTTTACGCCCCAAGAGGAGTTCGAGACCGCCACGCGGGCCCGTGCTGGCGACTTCTCCGCGCGTCAGCAGATGATCGAGCGCAACCTGCGCCTGGTCGTCAGCATCGCGAAGAACTATCTCGGCCGCGGCCTGCCGATGACCGACCTGATCGAAGAAGGCAACCTCGGCCTGATGCACGCGATCGGCAAGTTCGAGCCCGAGCGCGGCTTTCGCTTTTCGACCTATTCGTCGTGGTGGATACGCCAGAGCATCGAGCGCGCGATCATGCACCAGGCCCGCCTCGTGAGGCTGCCAGTGCACGTGGTGCGCGAACTCAACCAGGTGCTCAAGGCGCGGCGTGCGCTCGAAGCGGCGATGGCGCATCCCGATGGCGAACAGCAGGTGAGGGTCGAAGACATCGCACTGCGCGTCGGCCGCCCGGTGCAGGAGGTGGCAGAGCTGCTCAAGTTCGCCGAAACGCCGACCTCGCTCGATGTCCCGCTGGACCGAGACGGGACCGAGTCGATGCTCGACAGCGTGGCCGACGACGGGTCGAGCGACCCGGTCAATCTCACGCTGCACAACGAAGTCGAGTTGTTGCTCCAGCATGGCCTGCAGGAGCTGAGTGACCGTGAACGCGAGGTGCTGGCCGGTCGCTACGGCCTGCACGACCGCGAGCCCGAGACGCTGGAAGTGCTGGCCGAACGGCTGGGCCTCACGCGTGAGCGCATCCGCCAGATCCAGCAGGAGGCGCTGGTCAAGTTGAAGCGCCGCATGACGCGCAGCGGCGTGAGCCGCGATTCGCTGTTCTGA